In one window of Musa acuminata AAA Group cultivar baxijiao chromosome BXJ3-2, Cavendish_Baxijiao_AAA, whole genome shotgun sequence DNA:
- the LOC135631517 gene encoding uncharacterized protein LOC135631517, which translates to MEKKKGRKRRDEGEKGRGCSGGRKGRREKKEREEKKKERGKGKGCVGGKERKKAASVEEKGEASLVEEKEEVASVEEKGERRKERRKGREGPLLWGRREE; encoded by the coding sequence ATggagaaaaagaaagggaggaagagAAGGGATGAAGGAGAGAAGGGGAGAGGCTGTAGTggtggaagaaaagggagaagggagaagaaggaaagggaagaaaagaaaaaggaaagagggAAAGGAAAAGGCTGTGTGGgtggaaaagaaaggaagaaggctGCGTCGGTGGAAGAGAAGGGAGAGGCTTCACTggtggaagagaaggaagaggttgCATCGGtggaagagaagggagaaaggagAAAGGAGAGGAGGAAAGGAAGAGAAGGGCCGTTGCTGtgggggagaagggaagaatag